A genomic window from Xyrauchen texanus isolate HMW12.3.18 chromosome 31, RBS_HiC_50CHRs, whole genome shotgun sequence includes:
- the LOC127625008 gene encoding zinc finger protein 501-like encodes MERELYSSCTCFERVKVEIKLEKVSCQSSVCVTDGTSTECQDSVWSGRDQSTPQQLLDKLSEQRSRDTQDSQLTLLCSTDAQESVCDSNQGDQTSTESLTSVCNAGEQQMLQTPVKMCSVKLLDCRNLMKIRGETTTAEQQRDEDNFIHSELMEEQGEHRELNKVEKKLQYQKHHDLMTGEKSLSDTKTKKKFSNFQRRASKNSFTCCQCGKSFTFKRDLDVHMRIHTGEKPYLCHQCGKSFIYAQDLKIHLLRHTGERPFECDQCGKTFVVAAYLKTHIKTHTNKNSYKCSFCGKSFAYRSYFKQHQKIHYSIGAPMCFDCGKTFTTTSNLNKHQRIHTGEKPYKCSHCEKSFTQSESLKKHERIHTGEKVHKCSHCEKSFTQSENLKKHERIHTGEKPYKCSHCEKSFTQSQDLKRHERIHTGEKPYKCSHCGKSFTRSESLKKHERIHTGEKP; translated from the exons atggagagagaacTGTATTCATCCTGCACCTGTTTTGAGCgagttaaagttgagatt aagctggaaaaggtttcctgtcaatcttcagtgtgtgtgactgatgggacctccacagaatgtcaggattcagtgtggagcggcagagatcagtccacaccacagcagctgctggacaaactctctgaacagagatccagagacacacaggactcacagctcactttactctgttctactgatgctcaggagagtgtgtgtgacagtaatcagggtgatcaaacctccacagagtctctgacttctgtctgtaacgctggagaacagcagatgctgcagacaccagtgaagatgtgttcagtgaagctgctggactgcagaaACCTGATGAAGATTAGAGGAGAAACCACCACAGCGGAACAACAGCGAGATGAAGATAATTTTATTCATTCAG AGCTGATGGAAGAGCAAGGGGAACATCGAGAGCTGAATAAAGTTGAGAAGAAACTTCAGtatcagaaacatcatgatttaatgactggagaaaaatctttgagtgaCACAAAGACTAAGAAGAAGTTCTCAAACTTTCAAAGAAGAGCATCAAAAAATTCTTTCACCTGctgtcagtgtggaaagagtttcacgtTTAAAAGAGATCTTGATGtccacatgagaattcatactggagagaagccttacttgtgccatcagtgtgggaaaagTTTTATATATGCACAAGATCTCAAGATTCATCTCCTCCGTCACACTGGAGAAAGACCATTTGAATGTGATCAGTGCGGTAAAACATTTGTTGTggcagcatacctaaaaacacacattaaaactCACACAAATAAGAATTCTtacaagtgttctttttgtgggAAGAGTTTTGCTTACCGGTCATATTTTAAACAGCACCAGAAAATACATTACAGCATTGGTGCTCCAATGTGCTTTGATTGTGGGAAGACCTTTACAACAACCAGCAACTTGAACAAGCACcaaagaatccatactggagaaaaaccttacaagtgttcacactgtgaaaagagtttcactcagtcagaaagcctgaaaaaacacgagagaattcatactggagagaaagttcacaagtgttcacactgtgaaaagagcttcactcagtcagaaaacctgaaaaaacacgagagaattcatactggagagaaaccatacaagtgctcacactgtgaaaagagcttcactcagtcacaagacctgaaaagacacgagagaattcatactggagagaaaccatacaagtgctcacactgtggaaagagtttcactcggtcagaaagcctgaaaaaacacgagagaattcatactggagagaaaccataa